A window of the Miscanthus floridulus cultivar M001 chromosome 14, ASM1932011v1, whole genome shotgun sequence genome harbors these coding sequences:
- the LOC136505437 gene encoding uncharacterized protein, which translates to MTKARSSAKQSRAQAQQSNGSGGGHALSSKLARYLDPEASWNKVRPAPQFPPGIRQNCRLQRALIRIRGFGVPTCCNLWCFGIELGLWLLMDCTRCYGSSFQAFYCNSEEVDSLADFCSVSAGRPCYWGYLLLKTTGVNNVTPSMEEEEQFIDVRS; encoded by the exons ATGACCAAGGCCAGGTCGTCGGCGAAGCAGTCGCGCGCGCAGGCGCAGCAGTCaaacggcagcggcggcggccacgcGCTGTCCTCCAAGCTCGCCAGGTACCTCGACCCGGAGGCCTCCTGGAACAAGGTACGCCCCGCCCCTCAGTTCCCAC CTGGGATTCGCCAAAACTGCCGCTTGCAAAGAG CACTAATCCGGATCCGTGGATTTGGGGTTCCTACGTGTTGCAACTTGTGGTGTTTCGGCATCGAGCTCG GTTTATGGCTTCTCATGGATTGTACTCGTTGTTATGGTTCTTCTTTTCAAG CTTTTTACTGCAACTCCGAAGAAGTCGACAGCCTTGCCGACTTTTGTTCGGTTTCTGCAGGGCGTCCTTGCTATTGG GGCTATTTGTTACTGAAAACAACAGGAGTCAACAATGTTACGCCGTCCATGGAGGAGGAAGAACAGTTTATTGATGTGCGCAGCTGA